A window from Gopherus evgoodei ecotype Sinaloan lineage chromosome 24, rGopEvg1_v1.p, whole genome shotgun sequence encodes these proteins:
- the ADAM15 gene encoding disintegrin and metalloproteinase domain-containing protein 15 isoform X3 — MGLRLLLGLLWALGSGSGLPGPRHESGPHGAGWGARRAGGSRWQREDLGHYWHVTPRILQGNQTLSMAETDLEGFPARLQVALDLEGTQLVLELEQNREVAPGTRALLYYLPNGTRVTQTAGSQGNCCYRGHVREYPGSWASVCTCSGLSGVLVASENRSYGLEPDPQGPRGRHLAYRPRDMRLGQRECGLGPPNHTQPLLDPEPHRGKREAAPEQPFVELVMVVDHAEFKNYPNMKQIQTRMLEIANQVDTFYRPLGVRVALLAVEVWNQGDPIAVGPSARATLERFLQWREKELLPRLPHDNAQLLTGAPLEGVAVGMASQASMCSAARSGGVSVDHSVSVLVVASTVAHQLGHNLGMKHDGAGRQCDCVGPYQERSCIMAPPTGLMPGLSFSSCSQQDVEQSLRWGQGWCLFNVPEPKSFVVRPHCGNWLVEQNETCDCGLRAECTDPCCNASSCQLAPGAECATGDTCCQDCKLRGAGSVCREPRGECDLPEFCNGLSPRCPPNTYLQDGQPCAGGQARCYGGACTTYQGQCQELWGPGSGPVSDVCMASLNARGDEHGHCGQRPNGTYIPCAQRDAGCGRLQCQRGSAQGTLEDGVAPGCRAIPLPLGEDVSNLAMVLPGTACGPGKVCSSARCRDVSELGVQECGSKCHGHGVCNNNGHCHCEAGWAAPACNSPGAGGSVDSGPGGLEQGGSSLPTTLLIPAALLLALALGLCYAKRAGLHQRLCQLGKGTSCQYSAKPGTQVQLLSTGVSADPNGIAQLEPRGYNEPHPGHPRPLQWPQSTELQMMPISKAFLRDRPPPPTRPLPADPVLKGTQPPCPAKLPLPRRLLPSDPAGPLGSGPELSLVRSENPHIMVLPSRPAPPPPTGHLQYT; from the exons atggggctgcggcttctcctCGGGCTGCTCTGGGCCCTGGGCAGCGGCTCGGGGCTCCCCGGGCCCCGGCACGAGTCTGGCCCCCACGGAGCCGGCTGGGGCGCCAGGCGCGCAG GTGGCTCCAGGTGGCAGCGTGAGGACCTGGGACATTATTGGCATGTGACGCCCCGGATCCTGCAGGGCAACCAGACACTCAGCATGGCTGAGACAGACCTG GAGGGCTTCCCAGCCCGGCTTCAGGTGGCCCTGGACCTGGAGGGGACGCAGCTTGTGCTGGAGTTAGAGCAAAACCG GGAGGTGGCTCCGGGTACCCGGGCACTGCTCTATTACCTGCCCAACGGCACGCGGGTGACGCAGACCGCCGGCTCGCAG GGAAACTGCTGCTACCGGGGCCACGTCCGGGAGTATCCAGGCTCCTGGGCCAGCGTCTGCACCTGCTCCGGACTCAG TGGCGTCCTCGTGGCCTCAGAGAACAGGAGCTATGGCCTGGAGCCGGACCCCCAAGGGCCCCGCGGGAGGCACCTGGCCTACAGGCCCCGGGACATGCGGCTGGGACAGAGGGAGTGTGGGCTGGGCCCCCCCAACCACACACAGCCACTGCTGGACCCGGAACCACACAGg GGGAAGCGGGAGGCAGCCCCAGAGCAGCCGTTTGTGGAGCTGGTGATGGTGGTGGACCATGCAGAG TTCAAGAATTACCCCAACATGAAACAGATCCAGACCCGGATGCTGGAGATCGCCAACCAGGTGGACACG tTCTATCGGCCCCTGGGTGTCCGCGTGGCGCTGCTGGCGGTGGAAGTGTGGAACCAAGGAGACCCCATTGCCGTGGGGCCCAGCGCCCGGGCCACGCTGGAGCGCTTCCTGCAATGGagggagaaggagctgctgcCCCGGCTCCCGCATGACAACGCCCAGCTGCTCAC GGGGGCCCCGCTGGAGGGGGTGGCGGTGGGGATGGCGTCCCAGGCCTCCATGTGTTCGGCTGCGCGATCGGGCGGGGTCAGCGTG GATCACTCGGTCAGCGTCCTGGTCGTGGCCTCCACCGTGGCCCACCAGCTGGGCCACAACCTGGGCATGAAGCACGACGGTGCCGGGCGCCAGTGTGACTGCGTTGGCCCCTACCAAGAGCGGAGCTGCATCATGGCGCCGCCCACAGG GCTGATGCCCGGTCTGAGcttcagcagctgcagccagcaggACGTGGAGCAGAGCCTgcgctggggccagggctggtgcCTCTTCAACGTGCCCGAGCCCAAGAGCTTCGTCGTGCGCCCGCATTGTGGGAactggctggtggagcagaacgAGACGTGCGACTGCGGCCTCCGGGCG GAGTGCACTGACCCCTGCTGCAACGCCAGCAGCTGCCagctggcccctggagctgagtgtGCCACGGGGGATACCTGCTGCCAGGACTGCAAG CTGCGAGGGGCCGGCTCCGTGTGCCGGGAGCCCCGTGGTGAGTGCGACCTCCCTGAGTTCTGCAACGGGCTGTCCCCACGCTGCCCTCCCAACACATACCTGCAGGATGGGCAACCCTGCGCCGGGGGCCAGGCCCGCTGCTACGGGGGGGCCTGCACCACCTACCAGGGCCAGTGCCAGGAGCTGTGGGGCCCAG GTTCAGGGCCCGTCTCCGACGTCTGCATGGCCTCCCTGAATGCCAGAGGGGATGAGCATGGGCACTGCGGGCAGCGCCCCAATGGCACGTACATCCCCTGTGCCCAGCG GGACGCTGGCTGCGGGAGGCTGCAGTGCCAGAGGGGCAGTGCCCAGGGCACACTGGAGGATGGAGTGGCACCTGGCTGCCGTGCtatccccctgcccctgggtgaggATGTGAGCAACCTGGCCATGGTGCTGCCGGGCACGGCCTGTGGCCCTGggaag GTGTGCAGCAGTGCCCGGTGCCGAGATGTCTccgagctgggggtgcaggagtgtggGAGTAAATGCCACGGACACggg GTCTGCAACAACAACGGGCACTGCCACTGTGAGGCGGGCTGGGCCGCCCCCGCCTGCAACAGCCCGGGGGCCGGGGGCAGCGTGGACAGCGGCCCCGGGGGCCTGGAGCAAG GGGGCAGCTCGCTGCCCACCACCCTGTTGATCCCAGCCGCGCTGCTCCTGGCCCTCGCTCTGGGGCTTTGCTACGCCAAGCGCGCCGGCCTGCACCAGCGCCTCTGTCAGCTCGGCAAGGGCACCAGCTGCCAGTACAG CGCCAAGCCAGGCACCCAGGTGCAATTGCTCAGCACAGGAGTCTCGGCCGACCCGAACGG GATCGCTCAGCTGGAGCCGCGAGGCTACAACGAGCCCCACCCTGGGCACCCGCGGCCCCTGCAGTGGCCCCAGAGCACCGAGCTGCAGATGATGCCCATCAGTAAG
- the ADAM15 gene encoding disintegrin and metalloproteinase domain-containing protein 15 isoform X4: MGLRLLLGLLWALGSGSGLPGPRHESGPHGAGWGARRAGGSRWQREDLGHYWHVTPRILQGNQTLSMAETDLEGFPARLQVALDLEGTQLVLELEQNREVAPGTRALLYYLPNGTRVTQTAGSQGNCCYRGHVREYPGSWASVCTCSGLSGVLVASENRSYGLEPDPQGPRGRHLAYRPRDMRLGQRECGLGPPNHTQPLLDPEPHRGKREAAPEQPFVELVMVVDHAEFKNYPNMKQIQTRMLEIANQVDTFYRPLGVRVALLAVEVWNQGDPIAVGPSARATLERFLQWREKELLPRLPHDNAQLLTGAPLEGVAVGMASQASMCSAARSGGVSVDHSVSVLVVASTVAHQLGHNLGMKHDGAGRQCDCVGPYQERSCIMAPPTGLMPGLSFSSCSQQDVEQSLRWGQGWCLFNVPEPKSFVVRPHCGNWLVEQNETCDCGLRAECTDPCCNASSCQLAPGAECATGDTCCQDCKLRGAGSVCREPRGECDLPEFCNGLSPRCPPNTYLQDGQPCAGGQARCYGGACTTYQGQCQELWGPGSGPVSDVCMASLNARGDEHGHCGQRPNGTYIPCAQRDAGCGRLQCQRGSAQGTLEDGVAPGCRAIPLPLGEDVSNLAMVLPGTACGPGKVCSSARCRDVSELGVQECGSKCHGHGVCNNNGHCHCEAGWAAPACNSPGAGGSVDSGPGGLEQGGSSLPTTLLIPAALLLALALGLCYAKRAGLHQRLCQLGKGTSCQYSAKPGTQVQLLSTGVSADPNGIAQLEPRGYNEPHPGHPRPLQWPQSTELQMMPISKPPCPAKLPLPRRLLPSDPAGPLGSGPELSLVRSENPHIMVLPSRPAPPPPTGHLQYT; encoded by the exons atggggctgcggcttctcctCGGGCTGCTCTGGGCCCTGGGCAGCGGCTCGGGGCTCCCCGGGCCCCGGCACGAGTCTGGCCCCCACGGAGCCGGCTGGGGCGCCAGGCGCGCAG GTGGCTCCAGGTGGCAGCGTGAGGACCTGGGACATTATTGGCATGTGACGCCCCGGATCCTGCAGGGCAACCAGACACTCAGCATGGCTGAGACAGACCTG GAGGGCTTCCCAGCCCGGCTTCAGGTGGCCCTGGACCTGGAGGGGACGCAGCTTGTGCTGGAGTTAGAGCAAAACCG GGAGGTGGCTCCGGGTACCCGGGCACTGCTCTATTACCTGCCCAACGGCACGCGGGTGACGCAGACCGCCGGCTCGCAG GGAAACTGCTGCTACCGGGGCCACGTCCGGGAGTATCCAGGCTCCTGGGCCAGCGTCTGCACCTGCTCCGGACTCAG TGGCGTCCTCGTGGCCTCAGAGAACAGGAGCTATGGCCTGGAGCCGGACCCCCAAGGGCCCCGCGGGAGGCACCTGGCCTACAGGCCCCGGGACATGCGGCTGGGACAGAGGGAGTGTGGGCTGGGCCCCCCCAACCACACACAGCCACTGCTGGACCCGGAACCACACAGg GGGAAGCGGGAGGCAGCCCCAGAGCAGCCGTTTGTGGAGCTGGTGATGGTGGTGGACCATGCAGAG TTCAAGAATTACCCCAACATGAAACAGATCCAGACCCGGATGCTGGAGATCGCCAACCAGGTGGACACG tTCTATCGGCCCCTGGGTGTCCGCGTGGCGCTGCTGGCGGTGGAAGTGTGGAACCAAGGAGACCCCATTGCCGTGGGGCCCAGCGCCCGGGCCACGCTGGAGCGCTTCCTGCAATGGagggagaaggagctgctgcCCCGGCTCCCGCATGACAACGCCCAGCTGCTCAC GGGGGCCCCGCTGGAGGGGGTGGCGGTGGGGATGGCGTCCCAGGCCTCCATGTGTTCGGCTGCGCGATCGGGCGGGGTCAGCGTG GATCACTCGGTCAGCGTCCTGGTCGTGGCCTCCACCGTGGCCCACCAGCTGGGCCACAACCTGGGCATGAAGCACGACGGTGCCGGGCGCCAGTGTGACTGCGTTGGCCCCTACCAAGAGCGGAGCTGCATCATGGCGCCGCCCACAGG GCTGATGCCCGGTCTGAGcttcagcagctgcagccagcaggACGTGGAGCAGAGCCTgcgctggggccagggctggtgcCTCTTCAACGTGCCCGAGCCCAAGAGCTTCGTCGTGCGCCCGCATTGTGGGAactggctggtggagcagaacgAGACGTGCGACTGCGGCCTCCGGGCG GAGTGCACTGACCCCTGCTGCAACGCCAGCAGCTGCCagctggcccctggagctgagtgtGCCACGGGGGATACCTGCTGCCAGGACTGCAAG CTGCGAGGGGCCGGCTCCGTGTGCCGGGAGCCCCGTGGTGAGTGCGACCTCCCTGAGTTCTGCAACGGGCTGTCCCCACGCTGCCCTCCCAACACATACCTGCAGGATGGGCAACCCTGCGCCGGGGGCCAGGCCCGCTGCTACGGGGGGGCCTGCACCACCTACCAGGGCCAGTGCCAGGAGCTGTGGGGCCCAG GTTCAGGGCCCGTCTCCGACGTCTGCATGGCCTCCCTGAATGCCAGAGGGGATGAGCATGGGCACTGCGGGCAGCGCCCCAATGGCACGTACATCCCCTGTGCCCAGCG GGACGCTGGCTGCGGGAGGCTGCAGTGCCAGAGGGGCAGTGCCCAGGGCACACTGGAGGATGGAGTGGCACCTGGCTGCCGTGCtatccccctgcccctgggtgaggATGTGAGCAACCTGGCCATGGTGCTGCCGGGCACGGCCTGTGGCCCTGggaag GTGTGCAGCAGTGCCCGGTGCCGAGATGTCTccgagctgggggtgcaggagtgtggGAGTAAATGCCACGGACACggg GTCTGCAACAACAACGGGCACTGCCACTGTGAGGCGGGCTGGGCCGCCCCCGCCTGCAACAGCCCGGGGGCCGGGGGCAGCGTGGACAGCGGCCCCGGGGGCCTGGAGCAAG GGGGCAGCTCGCTGCCCACCACCCTGTTGATCCCAGCCGCGCTGCTCCTGGCCCTCGCTCTGGGGCTTTGCTACGCCAAGCGCGCCGGCCTGCACCAGCGCCTCTGTCAGCTCGGCAAGGGCACCAGCTGCCAGTACAG CGCCAAGCCAGGCACCCAGGTGCAATTGCTCAGCACAGGAGTCTCGGCCGACCCGAACGG GATCGCTCAGCTGGAGCCGCGAGGCTACAACGAGCCCCACCCTGGGCACCCGCGGCCCCTGCAGTGGCCCCAGAGCACCGAGCTGCAGATGATGCCCATCAGTAAG
- the ADAM15 gene encoding disintegrin and metalloproteinase domain-containing protein 15 isoform X2 translates to MGLRLLLGLLWALGSGSGLPGPRHESGPHGAGWGARRAGGSRWQREDLGHYWHVTPRILQGNQTLSMAETDLEGFPARLQVALDLEGTQLVLELEQNREVAPGTRALLYYLPNGTRVTQTAGSQGNCCYRGHVREYPGSWASVCTCSGLSGVLVASENRSYGLEPDPQGPRGRHLAYRPRDMRLGQRECGLGPPNHTQPLLDPEPHRGKREAAPEQPFVELVMVVDHAEFKNYPNMKQIQTRMLEIANQVDTFYRPLGVRVALLAVEVWNQGDPIAVGPSARATLERFLQWREKELLPRLPHDNAQLLTGAPLEGVAVGMASQASMCSAARSGGVSVDHSVSVLVVASTVAHQLGHNLGMKHDGAGRQCDCVGPYQERSCIMAPPTGLMPGLSFSSCSQQDVEQSLRWGQGWCLFNVPEPKSFVVRPHCGNWLVEQNETCDCGLRAECTDPCCNASSCQLAPGAECATGDTCCQDCKLRGAGSVCREPRGECDLPEFCNGLSPRCPPNTYLQDGQPCAGGQARCYGGACTTYQGQCQELWGPGSGPVSDVCMASLNARGDEHGHCGQRPNGTYIPCAQRDAGCGRLQCQRGSAQGTLEDGVAPGCRAIPLPLGEDVSNLAMVLPGTACGPGKVCSSARCRDVSELGVQECGSKCHGHGVCNNNGHCHCEAGWAAPACNSPGAGGSVDSGPGGLEQGGSSLPTTLLIPAALLLALALGLCYAKRAGLHQRLCQLGKGTSCQYSAKPGTQVQLLSTGVSADPNGIAQLEPRGYNEPHPGHPRPLQWPQSTELQMMPISKPISHGWARPDPPSKPLPPDPVPKESQPPCPAKLPLPRRLLPSDPAGPLGSGPELSLVRSENPHIMVLPSRPAPPPPTGHLQYT, encoded by the exons atggggctgcggcttctcctCGGGCTGCTCTGGGCCCTGGGCAGCGGCTCGGGGCTCCCCGGGCCCCGGCACGAGTCTGGCCCCCACGGAGCCGGCTGGGGCGCCAGGCGCGCAG GTGGCTCCAGGTGGCAGCGTGAGGACCTGGGACATTATTGGCATGTGACGCCCCGGATCCTGCAGGGCAACCAGACACTCAGCATGGCTGAGACAGACCTG GAGGGCTTCCCAGCCCGGCTTCAGGTGGCCCTGGACCTGGAGGGGACGCAGCTTGTGCTGGAGTTAGAGCAAAACCG GGAGGTGGCTCCGGGTACCCGGGCACTGCTCTATTACCTGCCCAACGGCACGCGGGTGACGCAGACCGCCGGCTCGCAG GGAAACTGCTGCTACCGGGGCCACGTCCGGGAGTATCCAGGCTCCTGGGCCAGCGTCTGCACCTGCTCCGGACTCAG TGGCGTCCTCGTGGCCTCAGAGAACAGGAGCTATGGCCTGGAGCCGGACCCCCAAGGGCCCCGCGGGAGGCACCTGGCCTACAGGCCCCGGGACATGCGGCTGGGACAGAGGGAGTGTGGGCTGGGCCCCCCCAACCACACACAGCCACTGCTGGACCCGGAACCACACAGg GGGAAGCGGGAGGCAGCCCCAGAGCAGCCGTTTGTGGAGCTGGTGATGGTGGTGGACCATGCAGAG TTCAAGAATTACCCCAACATGAAACAGATCCAGACCCGGATGCTGGAGATCGCCAACCAGGTGGACACG tTCTATCGGCCCCTGGGTGTCCGCGTGGCGCTGCTGGCGGTGGAAGTGTGGAACCAAGGAGACCCCATTGCCGTGGGGCCCAGCGCCCGGGCCACGCTGGAGCGCTTCCTGCAATGGagggagaaggagctgctgcCCCGGCTCCCGCATGACAACGCCCAGCTGCTCAC GGGGGCCCCGCTGGAGGGGGTGGCGGTGGGGATGGCGTCCCAGGCCTCCATGTGTTCGGCTGCGCGATCGGGCGGGGTCAGCGTG GATCACTCGGTCAGCGTCCTGGTCGTGGCCTCCACCGTGGCCCACCAGCTGGGCCACAACCTGGGCATGAAGCACGACGGTGCCGGGCGCCAGTGTGACTGCGTTGGCCCCTACCAAGAGCGGAGCTGCATCATGGCGCCGCCCACAGG GCTGATGCCCGGTCTGAGcttcagcagctgcagccagcaggACGTGGAGCAGAGCCTgcgctggggccagggctggtgcCTCTTCAACGTGCCCGAGCCCAAGAGCTTCGTCGTGCGCCCGCATTGTGGGAactggctggtggagcagaacgAGACGTGCGACTGCGGCCTCCGGGCG GAGTGCACTGACCCCTGCTGCAACGCCAGCAGCTGCCagctggcccctggagctgagtgtGCCACGGGGGATACCTGCTGCCAGGACTGCAAG CTGCGAGGGGCCGGCTCCGTGTGCCGGGAGCCCCGTGGTGAGTGCGACCTCCCTGAGTTCTGCAACGGGCTGTCCCCACGCTGCCCTCCCAACACATACCTGCAGGATGGGCAACCCTGCGCCGGGGGCCAGGCCCGCTGCTACGGGGGGGCCTGCACCACCTACCAGGGCCAGTGCCAGGAGCTGTGGGGCCCAG GTTCAGGGCCCGTCTCCGACGTCTGCATGGCCTCCCTGAATGCCAGAGGGGATGAGCATGGGCACTGCGGGCAGCGCCCCAATGGCACGTACATCCCCTGTGCCCAGCG GGACGCTGGCTGCGGGAGGCTGCAGTGCCAGAGGGGCAGTGCCCAGGGCACACTGGAGGATGGAGTGGCACCTGGCTGCCGTGCtatccccctgcccctgggtgaggATGTGAGCAACCTGGCCATGGTGCTGCCGGGCACGGCCTGTGGCCCTGggaag GTGTGCAGCAGTGCCCGGTGCCGAGATGTCTccgagctgggggtgcaggagtgtggGAGTAAATGCCACGGACACggg GTCTGCAACAACAACGGGCACTGCCACTGTGAGGCGGGCTGGGCCGCCCCCGCCTGCAACAGCCCGGGGGCCGGGGGCAGCGTGGACAGCGGCCCCGGGGGCCTGGAGCAAG GGGGCAGCTCGCTGCCCACCACCCTGTTGATCCCAGCCGCGCTGCTCCTGGCCCTCGCTCTGGGGCTTTGCTACGCCAAGCGCGCCGGCCTGCACCAGCGCCTCTGTCAGCTCGGCAAGGGCACCAGCTGCCAGTACAG CGCCAAGCCAGGCACCCAGGTGCAATTGCTCAGCACAGGAGTCTCGGCCGACCCGAACGG GATCGCTCAGCTGGAGCCGCGAGGCTACAACGAGCCCCACCCTGGGCACCCGCGGCCCCTGCAGTGGCCCCAGAGCACCGAGCTGCAGATGATGCCCATCAGTAAG
- the DCST1 gene encoding E3 ubiquitin-protein ligase DCST1: protein MRRPKRQKLPNTTLKRAVLSLLPACCARFLWSQPDQLRLSKFFLGAGVGGFLALGLCQLLLFPMSLDEGHKIELMYGLAGVSALGWGVSPHFRCASLLVAPKFLGKEGRLYLLTYVLAAVYDGPITNMRHNLDEVIRSVGCTVELQINHSRQIWKVSTAPLRAVLHDMVKGGRTLNAETRNVSQAFAGLNEQVASEAGYGVRRPRRAQGQRTPSTQQLYEQKTKLRCKYVIDEAIRRCQAWFDAKHKACLQHIAVPLISHLLCLPMKFKFLCHVVQVMHTWCRDKIPVEGNFGQTYDKVNGSVAGISQDFSAQLVVQHEPQDALMGVNVSRERLTEEVTSHMRQQSVRLGQAISVLRLLLSCTFLFIFISAFSYTNHYNHDIRFDNLYVTTYFRQLDARRWKQKKRTLLPLRRAEVSGVIFPCRLAMQPPELKSLMLELLECVPPLLFLLLAWGLDHVLYTMFSVIRHHSFVQYSFHSSHHLEVRVGGRSLLARLLRSTIGALNTSSEMALESTNLACLPQPQAMAQSDYLASCLPLGALVLLCLGQVYAHRLRRVIAAFYFPKREKKRVLFLYNQLLHERQAFVRLQRRRITRHARRHQAFEKPLLERLYLWCPLLRRCLRRYCVLCGSPESRASQLCPTPTCGTIYCQPCWRDMGQVCFACTPGHASLSGDSSSEEQMTYTD from the exons ATGAGGAGACCAAAGCGGCAGAAACTGCCCAATACGA ctctgaAGCGAGctgtgctcagcctgctgcccgcCTGCTGTGCCCGCTTCCTCTGGAGCCAGCCCGACCAGCTCCGCCTCAGCAAGTTCTTCCTGGGCGCAGGCGTTGGGGGCTTCCTGGCCCTCG GCCTCTGCCAGCTACTCCTCTTCCCCATGAGCCTCGACGAGGGTCACAAGATCGAGCTGATGTACGGGCTGGCAG GTGtcagtgccctgggctggggcgtCTCCCCGCACTTCCGCTGCGCCAGCCTCCTGGTCGCCCCCAAGTTCCTGGGCAAGGAGGGGCGGCTCTACCTGCTCACCTATGTCCTGGCTGCTGTCTATGACG GCCCCATCACCAACATGCGCCACAACCTGGACGAGGTGATCCGCTCCGTGGGCTGCACCGTGGAGCTGCAGATCAACCACAGCCGGCAGATCTGGAAGGTGTCCACAGCTCCCCTGCGTGCCGTGCTGCACGACATGGtg AAGGGCGGACGGACCCTCAATGCGGAGACCCGGAACGTCTCGCAGGCTTTCGCAGGGCTGAACGAGCAGGTGGCCAGTGAGGCAGGATACGGCGTGAGGCGGCCGCGCCGGGCACAGGGGCAGCGCACCCCCAGCACACAACAGCTGTACGAGCAGAAAACCAAACTGCGCTGCAAAT ACGTGATTGACGAGGCGATCAGGCGCTGCCAGGCCTGGTTTGACGCCAAGCACAAGGCCTGTCTGCAGCACATTGCAGTGCCCCTCATCAGCcacctgctctgcctgcccaTGAAGTTCAAGTTCCTCTGCCACGTGGTACAGG tgatGCACACCTGGTGCAGGGACAAGATCCCCGTGGAGGGAAACTTCGGCCAAACCTACGACAAAGTGAACGGCTCCGTGGCCGGCATCAGCCAGGACTTCAGCGCCCAGCTGGTCGTCCAG CACGAGCCCCAGGACGCGCTGATGGGCGTGAATGTGTCCCGGGAGCGGCTCACCGAGGAGGTGACCTCGCATATGCGTCAGCAGAGCGTCCGGCTGGGCCAGGCCATCTCCGTGCTGCGTCTGCTGCTCTCCTGCACCTTCCTCTTCATCTTCATCTC TGCTTTCTCCTACACGAACCACTATAACCATGACATCCGCTTCGACAACCTCTATGTCACCACCTACTTCCGCCAGCTCGACGCCCGGCGCTGGAAGCAG AAGAAGCGTACATTGTTGCCCCTGCGCCGGGCCGAGGTCTCTGGTGTGATCTTCCCCTGCAGACTGGCCATGCAGCCGCCCGAGCTGAAGAGTCTG ATGCTGGAGCTACTGGAGTGCGTccccccgctgctcttcctgctgctggcctggggcctTGACCACGTCCTCTACACCATGTTCAGCGTCATCCGGCACCACTCCTTTGTGCAGTACTCCTTCCACA GCAGCCACCACCTGGAGGTGCGGGTCGGGGGCCGCTCTCTGCTGGCCCGCCTGCTCCGAAGCACCATCGGCGCCTTGAACACGTCCTCCGAGATGGCACTGGAGTCGACTAACCTGG cctgcctgccgcagcCCCAGGCCATGGCACAGAGCGACTACCTGGCCAGCTGcctgcccctgggggccctgGTGCTGCTGTGTCTGGGCCAGGTGTATGCCCACCGCCTGCGCCGCGTCATTGCTGCCTTCTATTTCCCCAAG CGGGAGAAGAAGCGGGTCCTCTTCCTGTACAACCAGCTGCTGCACGAGCGCCAGGCCTTCGTCCGGCTGCAGAGGAGACGCATCACCCGGCATGCCCGGCGGCACCAGGCCTTT GAGAAGCCCCTTCTGGAGCGTCTCTACCTCTGGTGCCCACTTCTGCGCCGCTGCCTGCGCCGATACTGCGTGTTGTGCGGCTCGCCTGAGAGCCGCGCCTCCCAGCTGTGCCCGACGCCCACCTGCGGCACCATCTActgccagccctgctggaggGACATGGGGCAGGTCTGCTTTGCCTGCACCCCCGGCCACGCGTCCCTGTCTGGAGACAGCAGCAGCGAGGAGCAGATGACCTACACAGACTGA